The proteins below come from a single Pseudarthrobacter sp. SSS035 genomic window:
- a CDS encoding MIP/aquaporin family protein, whose translation MSLGIVFLSEVFGTAMLTLLGCGVVANVALKGTKGNSGGFLMVTWGWGIAVFAGVFVAAKSGAHLNPAVTLGLLAKQSKEYAPGVPVDVASTFTYFGGELLGAFLGAVLCWVAYKQHFDAEPVEANKLATFSTGPAIRSTPWNLLTEIIGTFVLVFVILTFGGTPSGLGPLAVALLVVGIGVSLGGPTGYAINPARDLGPRIAHAILPIKGKGSSDWAYSWIPVVGPLVGGSLAGLVAFWVPAIMPAIAG comes from the coding sequence ATGTCTCTTGGAATTGTTTTTCTTTCCGAAGTCTTCGGAACGGCGATGCTCACCCTGCTGGGTTGCGGCGTCGTGGCCAACGTTGCCCTGAAGGGCACAAAGGGCAACAGCGGCGGGTTCCTGATGGTGACCTGGGGGTGGGGGATCGCCGTCTTCGCGGGTGTTTTTGTTGCCGCCAAATCCGGCGCCCACCTCAATCCCGCTGTCACGCTGGGCCTACTCGCCAAGCAGAGCAAGGAGTATGCCCCCGGCGTCCCGGTAGATGTGGCCTCAACTTTCACCTACTTTGGCGGTGAACTGCTCGGCGCTTTCCTGGGTGCTGTCCTTTGCTGGGTCGCATACAAGCAGCACTTCGATGCCGAACCCGTGGAAGCCAACAAGCTGGCGACGTTTTCCACCGGTCCGGCCATCCGCTCCACGCCCTGGAACCTGCTCACGGAGATCATCGGCACGTTTGTCCTGGTATTCGTCATCCTGACGTTCGGCGGGACGCCCTCGGGCCTTGGGCCGCTGGCGGTGGCACTGCTCGTGGTGGGCATCGGCGTATCCCTGGGTGGACCCACGGGTTATGCCATTAATCCGGCCCGCGACCTCGGGCCCCGCATCGCCCACGCAATCCTGCCCATCAAGGGCAAGGGTTCCAGTGACTGGGCCTACTCCTGGATCCCCGTCGTAGGGCCGTTGGTCGGCGGTAGCCTTGCCGGCCTGGTGGCCTTCTGGGTTCCCGCGATCATGCCTGCCATCGCCGGCTAG